The Terriglobales bacterium DNA segment GTAATGACCATGGAGCGGAACATCGGCATGACGGCGGAAGCGAATGCACAAGCTACGCCAGCGACGTGCAAAAACCGTTGCATTCTCGACAAGGGCTTATCCATTGCCGATCTTATGAAAAACAGAAGGCACAATGTAATCAGCCCAATCAAACCCATGGCATCATTGGTCTGAAATGGACCATTCACACGGGCAAACCCGCCGGTCTGTTCGGGCGAGAAGAAGACGGCAGCAGGTAGCTCCAGAAAGTCCTGTCCGGTGATCAGCTCTGCCGCGCCGATCGCCGCAACATAAATCGCCATCACGCAGACAACCGCATGCAGAACCGGCAACCAGCGCCGCACATCGAAATTTTTAATCACATACCAGGCCAGCAGACCGGGAAAAATGAAACTATCAAAGACCATCTTCGAGGCACCCAGAGGGTTGGCCATCAGGCGAAGAGAGCACACCGCGGCTAGCAAAAAGAAGAACCAGGCAGTTCCTGCGCGGCGCAGACTGAGTGGCAAGGTGGTGGACGACTTAACACCCATGACCGTGCCCACAATCAGTAGCCCTACTATGAAACGATCGAAGCTGAAAATTGTCTTCTCTTCCCTGGGGAAAGAAAGAAAGTAATAGCCCAGCGGAAAAACCAGCACCCACAACGGCAAAAGCCAGTCCAACCTTCCGAAGACGGCGCTGGCGGCAAAGAACAACACGACCCCGCAAGCGAGCGCCACGGCGACGGCCGTGGCAACCGCCATCTTACCCACTAGCAGGACAGCGATCAGCCCCAACAACCCCAGGGCAATCGCAATCTTTAAGTAAGTTCTTTCGGACTGATCAACGAGGGTATGCACAATTCTTTACTTAGCGAGGCAATACGGCTGTCTGGGGAAACTGCGGGGCAATTCCGGTAGGAACTTCCTCAATGTACTGCTTCCACCACAAGGCGAAATTCAGCAGGTACCAGGCGTGCGGACCACCGTGATTAGTGTCTAAGATCCGGCGCACTGCCTGAGGATCCAGAAAATCCGTGTGCTTGCAAAAATCGGCGAGTTCGCGACGCATGTAGTTGCCCAGTTTGTCTTCGAACCATTCGTAGACAGGGACTCCAAAGCCCTGCTTCTTACGATCGATCAATTCGTCGGGGATCACCCCGCGCACAGCTTTCTTAAGAATGTGCTTTAGTTCGCCGTTGCGAGTCTTCACTGCTTCGGGAATGCTCATCGCCAGCTCAACAAACTTATGATCCAGGAAAGGAACTCGGCCTTCCAGGCTCACGCCCATACTCATCTTGTCCACGCGCATCAAGAGGAGTTCAGGGAGGCGGAGGTTCAGGTCCATGTAACTCATCCAGTTCAGATGAGAGGGCTCCCAGGCTTTCTCTTCAAACCGGGCTCTGAGTGGCCGCAAGGGCTCCCATGAGGTTAGGCCGGAGAGGTTTTTGCGCAGCCTCGGCGAGAGTAGCTGTTGCTTGCGACTCTCAGTAAAGGCCTCGGCGCCACCCCAGAATATCGGCGTGCCGGTTGCGCCGCGACGGAGCAATTCGTACGCATAAGTGTCTTTACGACCGGAAACGGCAGCGGCGAGCAGGGCTGCCTTTTTGAATGCGCGCGGTACGGGCCAGTCATTATATTGCTGGAGCTTGAGAAAACTCTTCCAACGCGGGTAGCCCCAGAACAGCTCATCCGAACCTTCGCCAACTTGGCAGACGATAACTCCATGCTCGCGGGCAAGTTTGGAAACGTAGTAAACCGGGACGCACACCGGATCAGCAATCGGCTCATCCTGCAGATGAACCATCAAAGGAAGGAAATCCAGCAAGTCATCCTGAGTGAGTACGCGCTCATAGTGTTCGGTGTGAGCCGTATCAGCCATCTTGCGGGCAAAGTGCAGTTCGTTCTGATAGCTGTCATATTCTCCGTCGTAGCCGATGGAGAAGGTCCTAACCGGACCGCCCTCACCCTCAGAGAAAAGAGCCACGTTAGTGCTGGAGTCGATTCCGCCAGAGAGAAAAACTCCCACTGGAACGTCGCTGATTTTGCGCAGCTGAACGGCGGTGCGCAACTCTGCCAGCAGACGCTCGGCAATCTCTTCCTCTGACACATTGGTCAGAGGTTCTGTGTGGTCCAACACGTCCCAGTAACGACGTTCTTCCATCGTGCCGTTCTGGTCAATCCGTAACCAACTGCCGCTGGGCAGCTTGCGAATTCCGCTAAACAGAGTCTGGGGGGCCGGGGTAGTTAGAAAAGAGAGGTAGTGGTAGAACGCTTCTTCGTCCACGGACCGCTGCTGGTCAGGGTCCTGCAACAAGGCTTTGATTTCCGAGGCGAAGGTGATGCGGCCGTGATGGACGCTGTAGCAAAGGGGCTTGATTCCTATGCGGTCGCGGATGAGCCAGAGCTGCCGTTTGCGTTCATCCCAGAGCGCGATTGCGAACATGCCGCGGAAGCGATGAATGCAATCTATTCCCCACTGTTCGAAGGCGTGCAGAATGACTTCGGTATCGGAGTGGTCCGTCTTCCAGGAATGACCTCCGATGCTTTCCAGTTCTCGGCGAATCTCGGCGTGGTTGTAGATTTCGCCGTTGAAGATCACCCACAAAGAGCGGTCTTCGTTGCACATGGGCTGCGCGGCAGTATTGGAAAGGTCAATAATTGACAGACGACGATGACCGAGGCCCATCTGGCGATCGGGGGAAATATACAATCCGGCACCGTCTGGCCCGCGGTGCGACATGACGTCGCGCATGCGCTCCAGGTACTGCTCCGAAACCCGGAACGCACTATTTTTAAACGACAGTGCTCCTACGATTCCGCACATTTAGTCCGCACTCCTTGTGGTCGCAGTTCTCTTGCTTCGGCCCACCTGATGCCCATTCGTTGGAGCCGCGAGCAACTGGCCATTTTTGCGGATGAACTTTCTGCCGCACCCGCAAGCCAGGCGAGTCCGCAGTATCTCCCCGCATTCGCACATGTATCCAACCTTACGAGCCGGCACGCCCACAACCATGGCGTAGTCTTCCACGTCGCGAGTGACAACCGCCCCCGCCGCGACGAATGCGTGACGTCCAATCGTATTGCCACAAACAATGGTCGCGTTGGCCCCGATCGAAGCACCTTCGCGCACTCGCGTGGGCAAGAATTCTTCCCTACCCTTGCGGACGGTGGCGCGCGGGTTCTTATCGTTAGTGAAAACTGCATTCGGGCCGACAAATACTCCGTTCTCCAGCACGACCCCATCCCACAGCGCAACCCCATTCTTTATGGTGACGTGATCGCCCACTTCAACATTGGATTCAACGAAGACGTGGTCGCAAAGGTTGCATTCCTTGCCGACACGCGCCCCTTCCAGCACATGGGCGAAGGCCCAAATGCGCGTGCCTTCCCCGATCTCCACGGACTCGACCAGGGCTTGCGGGTGTTTGAAATATTTTGCGTTGGACATCTGCAGGTTTGACTCCCCAGGGTCTAGTAGCCGGTACCGCGCAGCACCGCTGGAATGGTACGCGCGAGCAAGCGGAAATCCTCGACTGGCGACCAATTGCGTATGTACTGAATATCAAGTTTTACCATCTCGTTGAATGACAGCCGATTGCGACCGGCAACTTGCCAAGCTCCAGTAAGGCCCGGGGGCGCTCCGAATCGCTCCTTGTGCCAATCCTGATAGCGTTCCACTTCGTAGGGCATCGCCGGGCGCGGGCCAACCAGGCTCATCTCAAGTTTGAGCACATTAAAAATCTGTGGTAGTTCGTCCAAACTGTAACGTCGCAGAACGCGTCCCACGCGCGTAATGCGTTTGTCGTCCGTGATCTTAAAGACTTTGGGTCGTGACTCTGCGGTAGCGTAGGACTGGTCCTGCATCCATTTTTGGACGTAGTCACGATGGCTAGTGTCCTTCGCGTCAACGTACATGGTCCGAAACTTGTAAAAGTTAAATACTTTTCCTTTATAGCCAACCCGCCGCTGCACCAGGATCGCCCCGCCCTTGGAATCCAACCGAATCGCGAGCCAGATGACCAGCATTGCTGGAGCAGCACACATGAGCAGAATGCAGCCCAGTAGAAAATCCATACAATGCTTGATAAAGAGATTGAAACCTGAGAACGCGGACGGCTTCATTCCGACCAGTGGCAGGTCGCCGACGACTTGAGTGCACACACCGATGTCATCGAGGTTCTCCAAATGAGGCACGAACTGCCAAGGCAGCTGTCTTTGTTGGCAAACTTCACGCATGGCGGCGAGGTGTTCCGTTGATCTGCCATCCATGGCCACAACCACCTCGTGAGGATCACAGTTATCCAAATGGGTGATGAATTGAGAGATGTCTACACCGCTGCAACATCCGGCATCGGCTGGCTGGAGTTCGAAACGATACAGCCGGTAACCGTTGCGCGCCGCAAAACTCTGCTCCAGGCGAGACGCTGCATTCCCCTGCCCAACAATCAACACTCGAAGATGAGGCATGGAACCAGCCAAGCGCAGAACTAAGGGCGTGATGACGCGACGGAAGATCAGCGCCACTGTTACGGTAATGGGAACGAAAGCTACAACTAGCGCCTTGGACAGGGTCGTCTCGTGAATCGCCAAAATCGGCCAGGCTATCAGTGTGAACAGCATGCCGGCGCGAACCACCTTGTATAGCTGTGAAGGCCGTGCCAGGGAAAATTCATAAGCTCGCGCCAAAGTCAGAGTGCCCGACCACAGCACGAGAAAGCTGATGAGCAATGCCGCGCCCGACCACGTGTGCAAAAATGCTGGGCCTGAGGGTAACGGCAACACCCCTAGCCTCAAGCACAGCACAACTGAAACCATAAAAGCCAACAGGTCGCTGACTCGTAAAGCCCTCTGATGATCGCGCTCGGCTGTGTAGATCATTGGGTTTCCAAACACACTTCCTGCAGCTTCTCTGCCACGTAGCTCACTTCCTCATCTTCGAGTTCCGGGAACATCGGCAAAGAAAGGATGGTTGATGCGCAGCTCTCGGTTTGTTCAAAATCACCCGCGTGGTATCCAAGATATGCCAGCGCCGGTTGAAGGTGGAGAGGCACTGGGTAATGAATCCCGCAACCGATACCCATGTCGCTCAGCATCGTGCGCACCCGCTCGCGGTTGGAGATACGGACAACGTAGAGGTGATATGCATGTCCGCGGCCCGGCAGCTCGAGAGGTAAGGTCAACTGAGGCGTGTCCTTCAGAGCTGCCCCATAGAGTTGAGCAATCTCGCGACGGCGCTCGACCCAAGCATCGAGATAGCGGAGTTTCACGCTCAGGACAGCCGCCTGCAGAGCTGCCAGACGATGGTTGTGACCAACAATTTCATGGACATATTTGGTGCGGCTGCCATGCTCACGCAGCAGGCGAATCTTATCCATCAACTTGTCATCATTTGTGGTGACCGCCCCACCCTCTCCATAAGCCCCGAGGTTCTTAGCGGGATAGAAGCTGAAGCAGGTGGGATGGCCCAGGCCACCGATCTTGCGCCCGTCGAGCGTAGCCCCATGCGCCTGACAGGCATCTTCGACAAGGTGAAGGTTATGCTCGCGCGCAATGGAGGCAATCTCCGTCAACTCTGCGGGTTGGCCGTAGAGATCTACAGCGATCACCGCACGCGTGCGACTGGTGATGTATTTCGGAATTTCGTTGGGATTGAGATTGAACGAAATTGGGTCAATGTCGGCAAATACCGGCCGCGCGCCCGCGAAGATAACGGCTTCCGCGGTAGCAATAAATGTGTTTGCCGGCAGAATGACCTCATCCCCCTGGCCCACTCCTAAAGCCCGCAAGGTGAGTTCCAATGCAGAGGTGCCCGAGCTCACCCCAATGCAGTGCTTTGCTCCAACGTAGCCAGCAAAGCTCTCTTCGAATACACCCACGTAGGGGTCGCCCACGAAGGCGCCGCGCTCAATTACCTCACCGACAACTTCGTCAATTTCTGGCTTGATTGACTGGTACTGGCGGCGCAAGTCTACAAAAGGAATACTTTCGTATGTGCGAGGCTCTATCTGATGAGTAGCTCTGGAGGTTGCCAAGGATAGTTCTCCTGAAATTGATCAGTTAATTTGCCGGGGGAGGCTACAAGCCGAGGACTGCTTAAGCGGAAATACCCACTGCAGCGGGTGGTGTTTGGGCCTGGTCATCGTCGGCCTCGGGTATATCAACAAACTTGCCATTGTTATGCATGGACTCGGATGCCGCTTCCAGAGCTTGCACTACCGCGTGCCCCATGTCGGCGCCGGTTTCGGGCGCAATTCCTTTTTCCAGACAATCCAGGAAGTGGTTTGCCTCGATGAGCAGCGGCTCAGTG contains these protein-coding regions:
- a CDS encoding O-antigen ligase family protein; the protein is MHTLVDQSERTYLKIAIALGLLGLIAVLLVGKMAVATAVAVALACGVVLFFAASAVFGRLDWLLPLWVLVFPLGYYFLSFPREEKTIFSFDRFIVGLLIVGTVMGVKSSTTLPLSLRRAGTAWFFFLLAAVCSLRLMANPLGASKMVFDSFIFPGLLAWYVIKNFDVRRWLPVLHAVVCVMAIYVAAIGAAELITGQDFLELPAAVFFSPEQTGGFARVNGPFQTNDAMGLIGLITLCLLFFIRSAMDKPLSRMQRFLHVAGVACAFASAVMPMFRSMVITVIVLLLLELYFRRGFGRRLATAAALFSLFLGVLAIKEFDPQWYESRVKGPDNLYARLAQQKQTLDLFMRHPINGVGLGNFLTAVVEVPRASFRQTDSVNSAHNNLASVLAETGLFGFIPYLVAQVLFLRAFYQLRQRRTPASLQAWRYLLYIFLCYWISGLTLTAGYYSDLNMWFMFCVALIYKHAITEPLPIAHYEPRFRTEGQLRRNSLQNAPAFRRKQPLVTENY
- the asnB gene encoding asparagine synthase (glutamine-hydrolyzing), coding for MCGIVGALSFKNSAFRVSEQYLERMRDVMSHRGPDGAGLYISPDRQMGLGHRRLSIIDLSNTAAQPMCNEDRSLWVIFNGEIYNHAEIRRELESIGGHSWKTDHSDTEVILHAFEQWGIDCIHRFRGMFAIALWDERKRQLWLIRDRIGIKPLCYSVHHGRITFASEIKALLQDPDQQRSVDEEAFYHYLSFLTTPAPQTLFSGIRKLPSGSWLRIDQNGTMEERRYWDVLDHTEPLTNVSEEEIAERLLAELRTAVQLRKISDVPVGVFLSGGIDSSTNVALFSEGEGGPVRTFSIGYDGEYDSYQNELHFARKMADTAHTEHYERVLTQDDLLDFLPLMVHLQDEPIADPVCVPVYYVSKLAREHGVIVCQVGEGSDELFWGYPRWKSFLKLQQYNDWPVPRAFKKAALLAAAVSGRKDTYAYELLRRGATGTPIFWGGAEAFTESRKQQLLSPRLRKNLSGLTSWEPLRPLRARFEEKAWEPSHLNWMSYMDLNLRLPELLLMRVDKMSMGVSLEGRVPFLDHKFVELAMSIPEAVKTRNGELKHILKKAVRGVIPDELIDRKKQGFGVPVYEWFEDKLGNYMRRELADFCKHTDFLDPQAVRRILDTNHGGPHAWYLLNFALWWKQYIEEVPTGIAPQFPQTAVLPR
- a CDS encoding acyltransferase, with the protein product MSNAKYFKHPQALVESVEIGEGTRIWAFAHVLEGARVGKECNLCDHVFVESNVEVGDHVTIKNGVALWDGVVLENGVFVGPNAVFTNDKNPRATVRKGREEFLPTRVREGASIGANATIVCGNTIGRHAFVAAGAVVTRDVEDYAMVVGVPARKVGYMCECGEILRTRLACGCGRKFIRKNGQLLAAPTNGHQVGRSKRTATTRSAD
- a CDS encoding sugar transferase; this encodes MIYTAERDHQRALRVSDLLAFMVSVVLCLRLGVLPLPSGPAFLHTWSGAALLISFLVLWSGTLTLARAYEFSLARPSQLYKVVRAGMLFTLIAWPILAIHETTLSKALVVAFVPITVTVALIFRRVITPLVLRLAGSMPHLRVLIVGQGNAASRLEQSFAARNGYRLYRFELQPADAGCCSGVDISQFITHLDNCDPHEVVVAMDGRSTEHLAAMREVCQQRQLPWQFVPHLENLDDIGVCTQVVGDLPLVGMKPSAFSGFNLFIKHCMDFLLGCILLMCAAPAMLVIWLAIRLDSKGGAILVQRRVGYKGKVFNFYKFRTMYVDAKDTSHRDYVQKWMQDQSYATAESRPKVFKITDDKRITRVGRVLRRYSLDELPQIFNVLKLEMSLVGPRPAMPYEVERYQDWHKERFGAPPGLTGAWQVAGRNRLSFNEMVKLDIQYIRNWSPVEDFRLLARTIPAVLRGTGY
- a CDS encoding DegT/DnrJ/EryC1/StrS family aminotransferase gives rise to the protein MATSRATHQIEPRTYESIPFVDLRRQYQSIKPEIDEVVGEVIERGAFVGDPYVGVFEESFAGYVGAKHCIGVSSGTSALELTLRALGVGQGDEVILPANTFIATAEAVIFAGARPVFADIDPISFNLNPNEIPKYITSRTRAVIAVDLYGQPAELTEIASIAREHNLHLVEDACQAHGATLDGRKIGGLGHPTCFSFYPAKNLGAYGEGGAVTTNDDKLMDKIRLLREHGSRTKYVHEIVGHNHRLAALQAAVLSVKLRYLDAWVERRREIAQLYGAALKDTPQLTLPLELPGRGHAYHLYVVRISNRERVRTMLSDMGIGCGIHYPVPLHLQPALAYLGYHAGDFEQTESCASTILSLPMFPELEDEEVSYVAEKLQEVCLETQ